One segment of Theobroma cacao cultivar B97-61/B2 chromosome 9, Criollo_cocoa_genome_V2, whole genome shotgun sequence DNA contains the following:
- the LOC18588496 gene encoding probable serine/threonine-protein kinase vps15, whose amino-acid sequence MGNKIARTTQVSATEYYLHDLPSSYNLVLKEVLGRGRFFKSIQCKHDEGLVLVKVYFKRGDSIDLREYERRLAHIKETFRLLDHPHVWPFQFWQETDKAAYLLRQYFFNNLHDRLSTRPFLSLVEKKWLAFQLLLAVKQCHDKGICHGDIKCENVLVTSWNWLYLADFASFKPTYIPYDDPSDFSFFFDTGGRRLCYLAPERFYEHGGEMQVAQDAPLKPSMDIFAIGCVIAELFLEGQPLFELSQLLAYRRGQYDPSQHLEKIPDIGIRKMILHMIQLEPESRLCAESYLQNYAAVVFPSYFAPFLHNFYCCWNPIHSDMRIAMCQSVFPEILKQMMSKRSSDEMGRGLSKSRILNGKQSQEIVAKQQSQEIVTKQNLSSTNHLLTKRERIENGSVRDRFKLPGNIDTLLGDVEQSNPYLSEKSMTGDATISALSQDFKQHGMQSPALLLQSISDSFRKNDHPFLKKITMDDLNSLMSEYDSQSDTFGMPFLPLPEDSMKCEGMVLIASLLCSCIRNVKLPHLRRGAILLLKTSSLYIDDEDRLQRVLPYVIAMLSDPAAIVRCAALETLCDILPLVRDFPPSDAKIFPEYILPMLSMLPDDPEESVRICYASNIAKLALTSYGFLIHSIRLSEAGVLNELNLSPKSLASSSESSGRLQRLNSDAQLSQLRKSIAEVVQELVMGPKQTPNIRRALLQDIGKLCCFFGQRQSNDFLLPILPAFLNDRDEQLRAIFYGQIVYVCFFVGQRSVEEYLLPYIEQALGDAIEGVIVNALDCLAILCKSGFLRKRILLEMIERAFPLLCFPSQWVRRSVVAFLASSSECLGAVDSYVFLAPVIRPFLRRQPASLAFEKALLSCLKPPVSRQVFYEVLENARSSNMLERQRKIWYNSSAQSKQWEIADLLKRGTGELDSMKYWPDKQQSTGGHRPIDNVLQQSGLTEFDDDDAKLRAMGGHTCNASSTIGMRDPQCSEKLQFSGLTSPQLNGVNSFMCDKSSEGIPLYSFSMDKRAMGAPPAASDTPLQVNSLGIGSSSMPWMDPVSKSFSLASSVPAPKLVSGSFSITGGSKQFYRVVHEPESRENDQIANVSSKFQDMGFSGTMKGSSVTVEDSSASTDLTGLPSFSRSSSIPDSGWRPRGVLVVHLQEHRSAVNDIAISNDHSFFVSASDDSTVKVWDSRKLEKDISFRSRLTYHLEGSRAICTAMLRNSAQVVVGACDGTIHMFSVDYISRGLGNVVEKYSGIADIKKKDVKEGAILTLLNYPADNYGSQMFMYSSQNCGIHLWDTRSSSNAWTLKAVPEEGYVACLVAGPCGNWFVSGSSRGVLTLWDLRFLIPVNSWQYSLVCPVEKMCLFVPPSSVSVSTTARPLIYVAAGSNEVSLWNAENGSCHQVFRAANYDSDAEMSDLPWALARPSTKTSSKSDLRRNANPKYRVDELNEPPPRLPGIRSLLPLPGGDLLTGGTDLRIRRWDHCSPDRSYCICGPNLKGVGNDDFYETRSSLGAQVVQETKRRPLTTKLTAKAVLAAAATDSAGCHHDSILSLASVKLNQRLLISSSRDGAIKVWK is encoded by the exons TTACTTCTTGCAGTAAAGCAGTGCCATGATAAGGGGATATGCCACG GTGATATTAAGTGTGAGAATGTGTTGGTTACCTCGTGGAACTGGCTTTATCTTGCTGATTTTGCATCATTCAAGCCCACATATATTCCTTATGATGACCCCTCGgatttctcattcttctttgACACTGGAGGAAGAAGGTTGTGTTATCTTGCACCGGAG AGATTTTATGAGCATGGAGGTGAAATGCAAGTTGCACAAGATGCACCTTTGAAGCCATCTATGGACATCTTTGCTATTGG ATGTGTAATTGCGGAGCTTTTCCTAGAGGGCCAGCCGCTGTTTGAACTCTCTCAGCTTCTTGCATATCGCAGAGGGCAATACGATCCTAGTCAACATCTTGAAAAG ATCCCAGATATTGGAATACGCAAGATGATACTTCATATGATCCAGCTTGAACCAGAGTCCCGCCTCTGTGCTGAAAGCTATCTACAGAATTATGCAGCTGTTGTATTTCCTAGCTACTTCGCACCATTTCtacataatttttattgttgcTGGAATCCTATTCATTCTGATATGAGG ATTGCAATGTGCCAGAGTGTGTTCCCTGAGATACTGAAGCAGATGATGAGCAAGAGGTCAAGTGATGAGATGGGCAGAGGTCTTAGCAAGTCACGCATCTTAAATGGTAAACAGTCACAAGAAATTGTTGCAAAACAGCAGTCACAAGAGATTGTTACAAAACAAAACTTAAGCTCCACAAATCACTTGTtgacaaaaagagaaaggataGAGAATGGTTCTGTTAGGGATCGGTTCAAGCTTCCTGGTAACATTGATACCTTACTTGGGGATGTAGAACAAAGCAATCCTTACCTTAGTGAGAAGTCAATGACGGGGGATGCAACCATCTCTGCACTTTCCCAAGATTTTAAACAGCATGGCATGCAATCTCCTGCCCTTCTTCTTCAAAGCATCTCTGATTCGTTTAGAAAAAATGATCACccttttttgaaaaagattACAATGGATGATTTAAACTCATTGATGTCTGAGTATGACAGTCAATCAGACACATTTGGAATGCCTTTTCTGCCATTACCTGAAGACAGCATGAAATGTGAAGGGATGGTTTTAATCGCCTCTCTGCTTTGTTCCTGCATACGTAATGTTAAGTTGCCTCATTTAAGAAGAGGGGCTATACTTTTGCTGAAGACTTCTTCATTATACATTGATGACGAAGACCGCTTGCAGCGAGTGCTTCCATATGTAATTGCAATGCTTTCTGACCCAGCAGCCATTGTGCGTTGTGCTGCCCTTGAGACTTTGTGTGACATTCTGCCCTTAGTCCGAGATTTTCCTCCAAGTGATGCGAAAATTTTTCCAGAGTATATTCTTCCAATGCTTTCCATGCTTCCTGATGATCCAGAGGAAAGTGTGAGAATTTGTTATGCTAGCAATATAGCTAAGCTGGCTCTAACATCTTATGGATTCTTGATTCATTCAATAAGACTCAGTGAGGCTGGGGTTCTTAATGAATTGAATTTGTCACCAAAGTCATTAGCATCATCTAGTGAGTCATCTGGGCGCCTTCAAAGGTTAAATAGTGATGCACAGCTTTCACAATTGAGGAAGTCCATCGCCGAGGTAGTTCAGGAACTTGTAATGGGTCCAAAGCAAACTCCGAACATTAGGAGAGCACTCCTTCAGGACATTGGCAAATTATGCTGCTTCTTTGGCCAGAGACAGAGCAATGACTTTTTGTTGCCCATACTCCCCGCTTTTTTGAACGATAGGGATGAGCAGCTAAGGGCAATATTCTATGGGCAAATTGTGTATGTCTGCTTCTTTGTGGGCCAAAGAAGTGTGGAGGAATATCTTTTACCTTATATTGAGCAGGCTTTGGGTGATGCAATTGAGGGTGTCATTGTCAATGCACTTGATTGTTTGGCCATTCTGTGCAAAAGTGGTTTCTTGCGGAAAAGAATATTGCTTGAAATGATAGAGCGTGCCTTTCCATTGCTATGTTTTCCTAGTCAATGGGTAAGGAGGTCAGTTGTTGCTTTCCTTGCATCCAGCAGTGAGTGCTTGGGTGCAGTAGATTCTTATGTTTTCCTTGCTCCAGTTATACGGCCTTTCCTACGTCGACAACCTGCATCTCTGGCCTTTGAAAAGGCTCTTCTTTCATGTTTAAAACCTCCAGTCTCAAGGCAAGTATTTTATGAAGTCTTAGAAAATGCTAGGAGTTCAAACATGTTGGAGAGACAGAGAAAGATATGGTACAACTCATCAGCACAATCTAAACAATGGGAAATTGCCGATTTACTCAAGAGAGGGACTGGGGAATTAGACTCAATGAAGTACTGGCCTGACAAACAACAGTCTACTGGGGGTCATAGACCTATTGATAATGTATTGCAACAATCAGGGCTAAcggaatttgatgatgatgatgccaAATTGAGAGCTATGGGTGGCCATACATGCAATGCTTCTAGCACAATTGGTATGCGTGATCCTCAATGCTCAGAAAAGTTACAATTTTCAGGTTTAACATCTCCACAGCTCAATGGTGTAAATAGTTTCATGTGTGATAAATCATCAGAAGGTATACCTTTGTATTCTTTTAGCATGGACAAGCGAGCAATGGGAGCTCCTCCAGCAGCTTCTGATACTCCTTTGCAAGTGAATTCCTTGGGAATTGGTTCATCGTCCATGCCTTGGATGGATCCAGTTAGTAAATCATTTAGCTTGGCTAGTTCAGTTCCAGCACCTAAGCTTGTTTCAGGCTCCTTCAGTATCACAGGTGGTTCTAAACAGTTCTACAGAGTCGTGCATGAACCTGAAAGTCGGGAAAATGATCAAATAGCCAATGTCAGTAGTAAATTTCAAGATATGGGATTTTCTGGCACAATGAAAGGAAGTTCTGTAACTGTGGAAGATTCTTCTGCTTCAACTGATCTTACAGGTCTACCCTCCTTTTCTCGGTCTTCATCAATTCCAGATTCAGGTTGGAGGCCTCGTGGGGTGTTGGTCGTGCATCTGCAGGAGCACCGATCTGCTGTCAATGATATTGCAATTTCGAATGATCACAGCTTTTTTGTGAGTGCATCTGATGATTCCACTGTCAAGGTGTGGGATTCAAGAAAGTTGGAGAAGGATATATCATTTAGGTCAAGGCTGACTTATCACTTGGAGGGAAGCCGAGCAATTTGCACTGCAATGCTCCGAAATTCTGCTCAAGTTGTTGTTGGAGCATGCGATGGGACAATACATATGTTTTCTGTTGATTACATCTCTAGAGGTCTTGGAAATGTTGTTGAAAAGTACTCAGGTATTGCTGATATAAAAAAGAAGGATGTGAAGGAAGGTGCAATACTTACCCTTTTGAACTACCCTGCAGATAACTATGGCAGTCAGATGTTTATGTACAGCTCCCAAAATTGTGGGATTCATCTCTGGGATACAAGATCAAGTTCAAATGCATGGACTTTAAAAGCAGTTCCAGAGGAAGGCTATGTGGCTTGTCTGGTAGCAGGCCCTTGTGGGAATTGGTTTGTTTCAGGGTCTTCTAGGGGTGTGCTTACCCTTTGGGATTTGAGGTTCCTTATTCCTGTGAACTCATGGCAATACTCTCTTGTATGCCCTGTGGAAAAGATGTGTCTGTTTGTTCCTCCTTCAAGTGTCTCAGTTTCTACCACTGCTAGGCCTCTTATTTATGTTGCTGCTGGCAGCAATGAAGTCTCACTTTGGAATGCGGAGAATGGAAGCTGCCACCAG GTATTTAGGGCTGCAAATTATGACAGTGATGCAGAAATGTCTGATTTACCATGGGCCTTGGCAAGGCCATCAACTAAAACAAGCTCTAAATCAGATCTGAGGAGGAATGCGAATCCGAAGTATCGAGTAGATGAACTGAATGAACCACCTCCTCGTCTTCCGGGTATTCGTTCATTACTTCCTTTACCTGGTGGTGATCTGTTGACTGGGGGCACCGACTTAAGGATTCGCCGCTGGGACCATTGCAG CCCTGATCGAAGTTACTGTATCTGTGGCCCAAATTTGAAGGGAGTTGGAAATGATGATTTCTATGAAACTAGATCCAGTTTAGGTGCACAAGTTGTACAG GAGACTAAGAGACGACCTCTAACAACGAAGCTGACAGCAAAAGCAGTTCTTGCTGCTGCTGCCACTGATTCTGCTGGATGCCACCACGATTCCATCCTCTCTTTGGCTTCTGTGAAGTTGAACCAGAGACTCTTGATATCAAGCAGTAGAGATGGGGCTATTAAGGTTTGGAAGTGA
- the LOC18588497 gene encoding probable glutamate carboxypeptidase 2: protein MFKAIAATFLAIATSFSILLFSPPPKSYYHSLFISDSLSDNVSISHHLYTLTRRPHVAGSQANAEAAAYVLSTLSSCNMQAHIVSYEVLLTYPASRSLTLTRPPPEPPITFDLKQEIYDGDPYADVANEVLPTSHAYAKSGSVTGAVVYVNYGRLEDYDTLKEMGVNVTGTIVLARYGQIYRGDIVMNAFDAGAIGALVYTDRKDYGGGGGDAKWFPDDKWMPPTGVQVGTVYNGSGDPTTPGWASTQGCERLSVEEVERSGDVPLIPSLPISGADGETILRSIGGQIAKDDWQGSNGAPTYKLGPGPGVVNLNYNGKQVIATIQNVIGVIEGVEEPDRFVILGNHRDAWTFGAVDPNSGTAALLEVAQRLWKLQRIGWKPRRTIILCNWDAEEYGLTGSTEWVEENRELLASRAVAYLNVDCAVSGAGFHAAATPQLDELLKQAAQQIQDPDNSSQTIYEQWVGSTHSPVIGRLGGAGSDYAAFVQHIGVPAADMLFGGGYPVYHSMYDDFVWMENFGDPMFHRHVAVASVWGLVALRLADEEFLPFDYHSYAFELQKSAEELEDEISDKGVTFSHLFKSIEELSEAARKINNQKKEIKEAKGWTSMWRNDHVKVRELNDRLMMAERAFTDRDGLLRRPWYKHLIYAPSRHNDYGSTSFPGINDAIEKAKNLNTVESWDLVQHEVWRVSRAVGHASLVLKGELT, encoded by the exons ATGTTCAAAGCAATCGCCGCCACGTTCCTAGCCATAGCCACCTCTTTCTCTATTCTCCTCTTTTCTCCCCCACCAAAATCTTACTACCACTCGCTTTTCATATCCGACTCCCTGTCTGACAATGTCTCAATATCGCACCACCTCTACACCCTCACCCGCCGGCCACATGTTGCTGGCTCCCAAGCCAACGCTGAGGCTGCAGCCTATGTTCTTTCCACACTCTCCTCCTGCAACATGCAGGCACACATCGTCTCCTATGAAGTTCTCCTAACCTACCCAGCTTCACGTTCACTGACTCTGACACGTCCCCCTCCAGAGCCACCTATAACTTTTGATCTGAAACAGGAAATATACGATGGTGATCCCTATGCAGATGTGGCTAATGAAGTGCTGCCTACTTCCCACGCATACGCCAAGTCAGGTTCTGTCACTGGAGCGGTGGTTTATGTAAACTATGGGCGGTTAGAGGACTACGACACGTTGAAAGAAATGGGAGTAAACGTTACGGGTACTATTGTTTTGGCGAGATATGGGCAGATTTACAGAGGAGACATTGTAATGAATGCGTTTGATGCTGGTGCTATAGGGGCACTGGTTTATACGGACAGGAAAGACTATGGAGGTGGGGGAGGTGATGCAAAGTGGTTTCCCGACGACAAATGGATGCCGCCAACTGGAGTTCAGGTGGGAACAGTCTATAACGGCTCTGGTGACCCTACTACGCCAGGATGGGCTAGCACTCAAGGATGCGAGAGGTTGTCAGTTGAGGAGGTGGAGAGGAGCGGTGATGTTCCTCTAATACCTTCATTGCCAATATCAGGAGCAGATGGTGAAACAATCTTGAGGTCTATTGGTGGACAAATTGCAAAAGATGATTGGCAAGGAAGCAACGGTGCCCCAACTTACAAACTTGGACCAGGGCCAGGAGTTGTGAATCTCAATTACAAT GGGAAACAAGTCATTGCAACAATTCAAAATGTCATTGGTGTTATTGAAGGAGTGGAGGAACCTGATCG GTTTGTCATTCTGGGCAATCATCGTGACGCATGGACTTTTGGAGCTGTTGATCCCAACAGTGGAACCGCAGCACTGCTAGAG GTTGCCCAAAGACTCTGGAAGTTACAAAGAATTGGTTGGAAACCACGACGAACAATTATTTTGTGCAATTGGGATGCTGAGGAGTATGGCTTG ACAGGATCAACAGAATGGGTAGAAGAAAACAGAGAATTGCTGGCTTCAAGGGCAGTTGCATACTTAAATGTTGATTGTGCGGTATCGGGAGCAGGATTTCATGCTGCTGCAACTCCACAGCTTGATGAGCTACTCAAACAAGCTGCACAACAG attcaaGATCCAGATAACTCATCACAGACGATCTACGAACAATGGGTTGGGTCCACCCATTCTCCTGTG ATTGGGAGATTAGGAGGAGCAGGTTCTGATTACGCGGCTTTTGTGCAACATATTGGTGTTCCAGCAGCTGACATGCTTTTTGGAGGAG GATACCCAGTATATCATTCAATGTATGATGACTTTGTCTGgatggaaaattttggtgACCCAATGTTTCATAGACATGTTGCAG TGGCAAGTGTTTGGGGTTTAGTAGCTCTTCGGCTGGCAGATGAGGAGTTCTTGCCTTTTGATTATCACTCCTATGCATTTGAACTCCAG AAGAGTGCAGAAGAACTGGAAGATGAGATTTCAGATAAGGGCGTAACCTTTTCCCACTTGTTCAAGTCTATCGAGGAGTTATCAGAAGCAGccagaaagataaataaccaGAAAAAG GAAATAAAAGAAGCTAAAGGTTGGACGTCAATGTGGAGAAACGACCATGTTAAAGTAAGAGAGCTAAATGACAGACTAATGATGGCAGAACGTGCATTTACGGACCGTGATGGACTTCTTAGAAGGCCATGGTACAAACACTTA ATTTATGCACCCTCAAGGCACAATGACTATGGATCTACATCCTTCCCAGGAATAAATGATGCAATTGAAAAGGCAAAGAATCTGAACACTGTTGAGTCATGGGATTTGGTGCAACATGAAGTCTGGAGAGTTTCTAGAGCTGTCGGGCATGCCTCCTTGGTCCTCAAAGGAGAACTAACCTGA